Within the Setaria viridis chromosome 3, Setaria_viridis_v4.0, whole genome shotgun sequence genome, the region TGGATGATCCACGGCAACGTGGGCATCCTCGCCGTCcctgaggacgacgacgaccgctTCGTCGTGGCGCACCTTACGGTGGCTCCTGAAACATACCGCGGGTACGGGGACGAGGCGATGGCCGACTTCTGGGTACGGGGACGAGGCGATGGCCGACTTCTGCGTGCTCCGCTGGAACCACCAGGAGGGAGGATCAGGACGGTGGAGCGCCGCGCGGCTGCCGGTCCGCcacggcgagggcgagggccacCACTTCAATATGTGGCGCACCGACGCCGTCGTCGCTCTCGGCGACGGCTGCATGTGCTGGGTGGACTACCTGAGGGGCATCCTGCTCTgcgacgtcgccggcgacgatcCCGGCGAGGTCCGGTACGTCCCGCTGCCCGTCAAGCCTTAAAGCGGTTTCAAGCATCCGGGCTTTGGCAGAGGGCTCCTGGCCGTGTTCCGAAACGTCTCCGCCGTGACGACGACGACTGCGAACAACAACAATGGCTGCGGCGCTTCTGCAGCGGCGGctctgacgacgacgacgactctcAAGTTCGTCGACGTCGCTCCCAACGACATCTGGTTCGTCGCCGGCACGCGGGACCGGGAGACTCGTGGtgttctgatgatgatgatcatcGTTACCGTGATGTAGTAGAGCCGCCGACGAAGCTCCTCGTCGCAGTTGACATGCTGAGCAAGACGATCGTCACGGATCTTCCCTATAGCTTTACAGGAGACGACTCCTTGTCCTCCTGCAGCCCCTACTGCTACGAGCCGTTCGTACCCTCTGAATTCTCCAAGTAAAAGATCACTTTGGGATCACTTTGGGACAACAGATAATCTGAAATAAATTTCCATGATGATTTTTTACCTAACTATCCTTGAATCATAATCCAGTTTATTTAATTTAAGAGGGAAACAAACAGACAACATTAGAACACTTTAGTAGTTTATTATTAGGATAGATGGAGTTAATTCGTCATATGCATTGCTACCTTAGTTTCCAAATCCACATTTGACAATGACAGCAGACTAGTGATGATAATACTGGCATATACTAGTGATTAGTTTGGACGCCAGTATCAGCAGCTTCCCAGCGGCCCAGTGGAGTATTACGCTTGGCAAGCCGGAAGGGGCGCGCCGCAAAGGCACTTGTTGTGCCGGAAGCTGTAGACCTCGAATGCGGCCAAGCCCCTCGGCAGCTGGCCGCAGAGCTGGTTGTAGCTGACGTTGAAGAACATGAGCTGGCTCAggttccccgccgccgccgggacccCGCCGTGGATCCCGTTGTGGCTGACGTCCAGCGACGCGAGCCGCTCGGGGAGCTCCAGCCGGGACATGTCGAAGCTGAAGGCGTTGCGCGAGAGGTTGACGCTGACCAGCAGCGGTTTGCCGCGGCCGAACAGGACGGACGCGTCTCCGGCGAGCGCGTTGCGGGACAGGTCCACCTGGACGAAGCTGACGGATGCGAACTCGGCGGGGACGCTCCCGGAGAGGTTGTTGTGCGACAGGGTGAGGAACGCCTCCGCGCCGGAGTTgacgaggagcagcggcgggatgGCGCCCGTGAGGCGGTTGCGTCCGAGGTCGACGCTGGCCAGGcgcgggagcgcggcgagggTCGCCGGGATGGCGCCCGTGAGCGCGTTGAAGGAGAGGTCCAGGGACCTGAGCGCGCGGAGGTCGCCGAGGAACGCCGGGACCGGGCCCGACACGCCGGTGCGGGAGATGGTGAGGTCCGTGAGGGCGGAGAGGCGGGTGAGGGCCCGGGGGATGGTGCCCGACACGCCGGGCACGTGGAGGAACAGAAGCTCTTGGAGGGCGGTGAggcgggcgatggcggcgccgggCACGGGGCCGCGGATGTTGGCGTCCCGCATGATGGCCAGGctgacgacgcggcggccgcccgcgggtgtcgaggaggaggattcCGCGTCGTCGCAGCGGACGCCGAACCAGTGGCAGCACGGGATGTCGGCCGTCCATGAGATGAAGTAGGAGGCGTTGCGGAAGGCCGCCTTGACGGCGAGCAGCGCCGCCCTGTCGCCGGAGTGGCACTGCTGCTTGGaggctggcgccgccgccgatgacgCTTCCGCGGCGGCGAGAAACAGGAGCACGAGCAGGACGGCGTGTGGCCGTGCGAGTGTGACGCGCCCATCCATATCTGGCAAGCGCTCGTTCCTGAGCTGACGCGGCTGCCTAATTCAGTTGGGCCTCGGGCCGCCTCCTGTGAGGATGTCTGGCTTTGACCTGTGGGCAGTGGGCGCGCATGCGCTCTCGGTATGGGATAGCTAGGTGCCAAGGTGCCTTGCATCCTTGTCCTGTCATCATGCGTGCATATATACACACGATTGGCAATGCAAGTTGCAGAGTTTGGCACAATGCACAAATGAAAAGGGCTCCGTAAAATTAAATAGAGCAGAATCAATAGATTATGTTAAAGATGGGTTTTATTTGCTTGGTTTTACTGATGTAAAAATGGGTTAGGCTGAATCAATAGAAAGCAGATCCAAAGCGCAAggtactccttccgtcccaaattattggTAGTCGTTTGAAtgcatggactaatttttagttcgggtcacatcggatggGACTAAAcgtaaactaattataaaactaattgcataagctgtGGTTAATTTCCGAGATAaaactattaagcctaattaatccataattagcacatatttactatagcatcacatggtcaaatcatgggctaattaggcttaatagatttgtttcgcgaattagcctaattgattttgtaattaacctatatttaatactcctaattagatGTGATAGGGACCCTGAACCAAACAGGCACtcattcgttttgatttttctagatacgtcACTTTTaatatgcacttagatatgcaaaatataatttgaaacggaggtaGCAGCTGCACACATTTGCAGTGGATCGGAAGCCGCAATCCAAGCCCGTGTATGCTCGcagagccgccgcctcctgctagGCGGGTGCATCCCCTCACTACAGTGGCGAGGTCACGGACCTTCATTGATCGATTAGTGCTACACGAAGATTACGATACTTGACAAATTGGCAAATTGCAAGGTTGAGATCAAAATGGTATACTCCCAAGTCCCATGGTCAAACTGTCAAAGTAGGACTTTATTTTCTTAGTCCAAAGTGTAGACAGTCAAAGAGACATTATCTATTTATTTACCTTCTCAGTTCTAGTTTCTGATTCTTTGTTCGGTCAAAAACTTTACGTTAATTCGTACGTGCCCAAGTCTAACAGCCTCTTTTACATTGGTAATTAAGCACCAAATTGAAAGGGTTAGCTTATGGCCAGTTAGTGCGTTCTGGCCTGCAGTGTAGGCTGCTAAGCTATGCCTTTTTGTTAATGGTTCAGGGAGCACAAAATGGTTGGAGTGCCGATTGGTTCGTAGTACATGCACATAGGGCTCGATAACGAgccagctcggctcggctcggttCGCTTCAGCTCGTTATCTTAACGAGCTGGCTCGGCTTGACTCGTTAATGTAACGAGTTAAAAACtgagctcggctcggctcgttaGAAGCTCGAGCTTGCTCGAGCCAACTCGCGAGCCAAGGCAAGCAAATACTGTATGCAATCTATGAATATCCAAGTGATTGGACTAGCATATTTTAGTATTGATAAAGTCATTGTAGCCTCAACACTGTCGATGCACAATGTCACATATACTACTAAAATGAATAAGTAGTCCAAAAATGCAAGAACCGCGTGGAATTGAAGGCGTTAGCTTGCATTGGGCGGGACAAGTTGTACGACAAGAAACCTATAATGAAGTAATCTACACTCAGTTTGCCGTAGCGTGGATTATATTATAATTGTTACCGCTAACATCTTCAATTTTGAGAAAATTTAAATCGCAAGAAAGAAGATAGCATTTATGGCATATCTGGTTCAAAAACCCATACATTACCATAGTTCTTCTCCAaactatatatatgcatatggGGACGAGTCTCCTCTGCAGTAGTTGGAGCTGCTGTTGAGTCACTGATGTGTGGGTCCGGTTCCACATGTCAGTGACCCAACTGCATATAGCAGTAATCGCTTCCGCGTATGGGTAATGGCACACGTAAGGCAAAGTTTGGAAAAGAAATAGTATGTGTGGGACATGGACTTGGGACTTGAGAGGTGCCGCAAGCCATAATTGTCTAACTTGCAGCGTGGCAAGTTCCGGATTAGCAAGCGGAGCTCCACACAAGCACTTGTTGTGCTGGTAGCTGTGTAGGCATCGAAGCTCGCCATGTTGCCGCTGGTGGGCACGGCGCCGCACAGCCGGTTGTAGCTCACGTTGAAGAAGTGCAGGTTGCTCAGGTTCGCCACCTGCGTCGGGACGCTTGGCGTTGTGTGGTTCCGGCCGGCAGCTCCACGCCGGAGAGGTCGAAGCCGAAGGCCGTTGCGCGACAGGTCCAGGAACTGAAGGTCTTTTCCCCGGCCAAACATGAAACAACAACCCCGACGCGTTGCCTCTTCTCAGCTTCGTGTTCTGAACTTTGTGTTGGCGCAGCCCCCCGCGCCCTTCGACTTCGACGTCGAGAGTTCCGCAACGTCGCGGATCTCGACCGCACGGTGAGCTCTCATTTACGTTTGTGAAGCACCGAAGCACCTTGAATTTCTCAGTGATCCCAAGTCGCCAGCTCGGGGAAATtgctccggcgagccgcgcgcGGCATCAAAGGCAGAGGCGGTGCTTTCCGTCAGCCCTGTTGAGAATAATAGTATATGGTACTGAGTGCACTTTTATTTCTGTTTAGTGCATGGCGTAGCTGCATGGTGGATCAGTTCTACTGCTTCCACTAGCATCATGGAGTCCCTACATATCTTGTAACTGCATCACTATGTATTAAGTTGAGCAAGTATATATATGCAAGAATAGTGGAGGCAGATAGCCTGCCGTGCTCCACAACTCATGTGTACTGTCTATCTCACCTGAAGTATGTGTGTGTGAGTATTGTGATCCTGCTCTGGTTCCTAACATTTGGTATCAGGGCTAGTGTTGCATGCCCAAGTACCAGCCGGCGTCAAGTGATATATGGCGGGCGGCAGTGGAGCAGGAGCTGCAAATTCGGCCGCGGCCGGGCTGTCATATCCCGTGCTGACGCGGAAGAATTATTCAGCTTGGTCTATCAAGATGCAGGCTGTGATGGGGGCTCAGGAGACGTGGGATGTGGTAGAGCCGGCTGATGGTCAAGCTGTCGATGCGAGGCGAGACAAGGTGGCTCGTGCATCCATCCTTCAGGCGATTCCGGAGGACCTTCTTTTTGTTGTCTCGGAGAAGACAGCTGCAAAGGAGGTGTGGTCGGCCCTGAAAACTATGTATCTCGGGGCTGACCGTGCGCAGCAATCAAGGGTGCAGACCCTCAAGGAGGAGCTCGACGCACTGAAGATGAAGAGCACCGATAGTGTTGAGGAGTACGCTATCAAGGTCGGCAGCCTCGTCAGCAAGATACGAGAGTTGGGGGAGCCAATGGAGGATTCGTACGTTGTCAAGCGAATGCTCCGTGCTCTCCCCAAAAAAATCCTGCAAATTGCCTCATCAATTGAGCAATTTGCTGACATGAATGCGATGTCAATAGAGGAGCTAATTGCTCGTCTTAAAACGCATGAGGAGCGTTTGCGTATTGCAgatgatggagatgatgaacATGTTCTTCTCACTCGTTCTCAGTGGAGAGCCAAGGAGGAGAAGAATGGAGGCGAAGCATCCAGTAGTGGTGCTAAGAAAGGAGGCAGTCGCGACTATGGAAAAGGCCGTGGACGCGGGCGCGGCCGTGGTCGTGGTCGTGGATATGGCGAAAGTGAGCGCAGCCGTGATGCCGAGTTTGATATCAAGAAAGTACGATGGGACTGTCGCAAGCCGAAGAAGGGGGGGAAGGCATTCGTCGCTGAGAAAAACAATGATGATGAGCCAGCCCTATTGATGTCTGAGGTATGTGAGCTTGTGCAGGTTGTTGAGGAGAAGCACGAGCATATCATGCTGAATGAAGAGAGGGTGAAGCCCATCCTTGGAGATGGAGAAATGAAAGTTGGTGATTTGTGGTATTTGGACACAGGAGCAAGCATTCACATGACAGGTTCACGTGGCATATTCACTGAATTGGACGAAGAAGTAAATGGGGCAGTCAAGTTTGGAGATGGCTCAGTTGTTAATATTTGTGGTCGTGGAACCGTGTTGTTCCAGTGCCGCAATAAGGAGCACAAGCTTTTGACCAATGTCTATTTCATTCCAAGACTCAAGAGTAATATTGTGAGTCTCGGACAGCTAGAGGAGAATGGTTGTAAGATCGTGATTGAAGATGGTTACCTCAGCATTTTTTATAGAGATAGAATGCTGTTGGCAAAGGTTGCAAGGTCTAGTAACAGATTGTATAAACTGAACCTGAACCTGGCAACTCCAGTGTGCTTGTTGGCTTGTATCAAAGATACTGCCTGGCTGTGGCATGCCAGGTATGGCCATCTAAATTTTCAGGCTCTTCATCACTTGGCACATAGTGAGATGGTGGAAGGATTGCCATTTCTGAATCATGTTGATCAATTATGTAATGGTTGCATGGCTGGAAAACAGCGACGCATTTCTTTCCCAAGCAAGGCAAATTCGCTTCAACTAGTTCATTGTGACTTATGTGGGCCAATATCTCCAGCTACACCTCGAGGTAACAAGTACTTTATGTTACTTGTTGATGACCATAGTCGTTATATGTGGATAGTCTTACTCAGATCCAAAGATGAGGCATTGAGTGCTCTCAGGAAGTGGAGGGTAGGTGTTGAGCTGGAAAGTGATCTCAAGTGAAATCAATTCGCACGGATCGTTGGGGTGAATTTACATCCTGTGAATTTGAAGAATACTGTCAAGACACTGGTTTGAAGCACTACAGAACGTCTCCATATTCTCCACAACAAAACGGAGTGGTAGAAAGGCGAAACCAAACTGTAGTAGGCATGGCTCGGTGTCTGCTAAAGAGCATGGGTGTTCCTGGTACTTTCTAGGGAGAAGCAGTGACAAACCTGCAGAAAAGTCTAATTGCACCAATTGCTTGCTCCCAAGATCAACTGCAGAGGGTCCAACACATTCTGCCAGCTGCAATCTCTGACTTCCTTATCACATACTTGGGCCTGCCACTTTCTGTTGGCCGCCTGAAGAAATCAGACTTTCAACCTTTGGTCGACAAAGTCAGTGCTGCAATCCCCACCTGGAGAGCTCCTTTGATGAACCGAGCAGGAAGATTGACAACTGTCAAAGTGACTCTGAGTTCTATCTGCACACGTACCCTTATTTCTTTGAAGATCCCTGATTGGGTTATAAAAGAAATTGACAAGAGACGCAAGGGTTTTCTATGGGAAGGGAAAATACAGGCTAAAGGGGGTAACTGCCTTGTAGCCTGGACCACTGCTTGCAGGCCAACAATCTTCGGGGGCCTGGGCATCCCTGATCTCAGGCTTGCCTCATTTGCCCTACGGCTTAGGCTTAGCTGGTTATGGATGCAAAAAACCGATGCAGATCGGCCATGGAAGTGCATGCAACTGGATTTCGGAAAGGACCCTACACTTCGTCATATGTTTCAGGCATCAATTGACATCCAACTGGGTGATGGGAACTTAGCCCTATTCTGGATCGATAAATGGTATGGAGACTCATCCCCTTGCACAATGGCGCCTGATCTTTGCACTCTAATTAGGACAGCAGTCAGAAATGCAAGAACCGTCGCCCAAGTGCTATCTGAAAATGGTGGATCTCTGATATTGCCGGACCGGCAACAGTAGCAGCGCTCACGCAATATGTCAGTCTCTGGCACGCTCTTGACGGCCTCCACCTTGCGTCAGGAACTGAGGACAAGGTGTCCTGGAGATGGAACCCCTCCGGCGATTATACAGCCCAATCAGCGTACAATGCTTTCTTTCAAGGGGCAATCAGATTTGCAGCTCATAAACTAATCTGGAAAgcttgcccccccccccttaAGATCAAGTTCTTTATGGTGCTCGCTGTTAAAGATCGTTTATGGACATCAGAGaggaggcgccggcgaggaATCTAGGATCATGACGCCTGTGCTTTGTGCCAGCAAGACACTGAAACAGCAAGCCACCTCTTCGTGCACTGTCAATTCACCAGATAGCTTTGGCAAGTTTTGATGTCCGCTCTGAATATTCAGAGGCAACCACCAGCGCTGCACCTAGGCATAACCGAATGGTGATTTGACTGCAGAATCGACCTGGATTCCTTGAGGAAGAGAGGACTCGACTCGGCTTTCATGCTTGTCTCATGGAGCATCCGGAAGGAACGCAATTCGCGAGTTTTCAACAGGGAGCGGCCGGGTTGCTTGGGCAGCTGCTGACAGAGATTTTTGAGCAGGTTCAGTTATGGTGTGCTGCAGGCGCCAATCACTTGGCCCTCCTTCAGTGGCCGGTTGTAGGCCTGCAATTTTCATGAACCCGCCTCATTTCATTCTACCCTTCTGAGTTGTCTATGTTGAAAAGACAGTTCACTTCTTTACATTTTATCATATCCATGTGCATGTGCCCGGTTAGACCCATGTTGTAAGCGAACGTTCTttcgttctttctttcttaatataaaagatacacagctctcctgcgtattcttgAAAAAACTGCAGTTTATCTCTTGAATCGTGCCCCTACTCAGAGTGTCATTGGAAAGATCCCTTATGAGGTATGGTATAACAGGAAACCAAAGGTGCAACATTTACGTACTTTTGGTTGTGTTGCACATGTAAAAGTTGTGAAGCCTAATCTGAAAAAGCTTGAAGACAGAAGCATTCCTATGGTTTTTATGGGGTACGAGAATGGTTCCAAGGCATACCGGGTATACAACCCTGCAACAAACAAGCTCCAGGTCACTAGAGATGTGATTTTTGAAGAACATAGCCAGTGGAAATGGGAAAATGAGGAAGATGCAGCACAGGAGACTCCATGTTGAGTATTCACTGTGGAGTATCCTACTCTTGTTAATTCAGGAGATAGCTCACATGTTGACACAACCCAAGATGAGCCGGACACAACGCCGTTAAGTCCAGCCCATGGGAGTACAACAGTGCCACAGGCTACAGTTCCTGGGTCGAGCATGTCTGCAGATTTCTCACCAGACCAACCACTTGAATTTCATCTTCTCCAAGAGATATATGACAACTCTCAGGAAGTTGAGCTTGAACCTGATGCCTTGTACCTGATGGAAATGGAGGAGCCATCAAACTTTGAAGAACCAAACAAAGAAATGTCATGGAGAAAGGCAATGGAAGAAGAAATGCAAGCTATACAAGAAAATGGTACATGGGAGCTGACAGCATTGCCTCCTGGACATCAACCCATTGGATTGAAATGGGTGTTTAAACTGAAGAAAAATAGTGCTGGAGAAGTGGTGAAGCACAAGGCACGTTTGGTTGCTAAAGGATATGTTCAGAAACAAGGAGTGGATTTTGAGGATGCTTTTGCACCGGTGGCAAGATTGGAAACTGTTAGATTACTTATCGCACTAGCAGCTCAGGAGGGATGGCAAGTACATCACATGGATGTCAAATCAGCATTTTTGAATGGGGAGATAGATGAGGAAGTGTATGTGTCTCAGCCACCAGGTTTTTCTACGCAAGACCAACATAAAGTTCTGCATTATATGGGCTCTGACATGCCCCTAGAGCTTGGAACTGCAAGCTCGATAAGAGTCTAGTATCTCTTGGTTTTGAGAAGTGTCCACTTGAACATGCTGTGTACAAGAGATGCGCTGGTGAGACAAAGCTTCTTGGTGCATATGTCGATGATCTAGTTATTCCAGGATCATGCATCGAAGAGATAGTGAAGTTTAAGAATCAAATGAAAAGCTTGTTCAGTATGAGTGATCTTGGTTTGATGTCCTACTATCTTGGGATAGAAGTAAGGCAAACCAATGATGAAATCACCTTGTCTCAGTCAAACTATGCAGCAAGAATTTTGGAAAAGTGTGGCATGAAAGACTGTAACTCGAGCCAGTTCCCAATGGAAGCTAGGCTGAAATTGAGGAAGGAGAGCAAGAATTCAACCATTGATGCTACTTCTTATAGAAGTGTAGTTGGAAGTCTGAGGTACCTGGTCAATACGCGGCCAAATATTGCTTATTCAGTTGGATATGTGAGTCGGTTTATGGAAAATCCAGCAACTGAACACATGGCTGCAGTGAAGCAAATATTAAGGTACATCCAAGGCACTCTGAATATGGGGTGCAGATATCTAAGAAGGCAAGGTGATACCCCTCACTTGGTTGGATATAGTGACAGCGATATGGCTGGTGATCTGGATGATCGCAAGAGCACTACTGGGGTGTTGTTTTTTCTTGGCTCAAACATGATCAGTTGGTTGTCCCAGAAACAGAAAGCGGTGGCATTGTCCTCCTGTGAGGCAGAGTATCTAGCTGCAACTTCAGCAGCTTGTCAAGGTGTTTGGCTAGAGAGGCTGCTTGCTCATCTGCTGAAACGAAAGGAGAAAGAAGTGATATTGAGGATTGACAACAAATCTGCAATTTCATTATGTAAAAATCCAGTCTATCATGAGAGAAGCAAGCATATTGATACTCGGTATCACTTCATTAGAAGTTTTGTTGAAGCCAAGAAGATTGCTATAGAATATGTGCGCTCGGAGGAGCAACTTGCAGATATGTTACCCAAGCCTCTTGGACGCATCAAGTTTCTGGAGATGCGCAGCAAACTGGGCATGTGTTCTGTGAAGTAGCAATAACAAGATTAAGGGAGCGAGTGTTGAGAATATCTTGTCAGAAAGTATATGGTACTGAGTGCACTTTTATTTCTGTTTAGTGCATGGCGTAGTGGCATGGTGGATCAGTTCTATTGCTTCCACTAGCATCATGGAGTTCTTACATATCTTGTAACTGCATCACCATGTATTAAGTTGAGCAAGTATATATATGCAAGAATAGTGGAGGCAGATAGCCTGCCGTGCTCCACAACTCATGTGTACTGTCTGTCTCACCAGAAGTATGCGTGTGTGAGTATTGTGATCCTGCTCTAGTTCCTAACAAGCCCAAGCACAACCGGCCATTGGGGATCCGGAAACCTTCTGCTCCGCGCAAGCTGAGGCTGCTGCGAGGTAGGCAGGGGAAAGGAGAGGTGCTCCAGGGGAGGCCTCGGCGTGAGGCGGCGCTCCGGCAGGTCGCGACGgatggatcgcgactattaatcgcgaccTGATTATTTGCAAATTGCTCCCCGTGTATTTTCATACAGACCTccaatttggatcgcgactattaatcgtgATCAAAATGCTTCCTAACATTTTCACATAGCCCCCTGGGATCGGATCGggtcctcctccctccgcccctTGCGTCCGGCGCCGCCTGcaacagccgccgccgccgtcctccgcccaTGCCGGAAGTGCATAGCCCCACGCCAGCGCCATATCTGACCGGCCGGCCGCACGCCAGCGCCATATCTGACCGGCCGGCCGCACGCCAGCGCCATTAGCAGCGCGACGGAGATCGCACCGGCTGGGCATGGATAGTGACCTCCAGCAGTGGCAGACCGGAGACCATAGGCGGAGCGCCTCAGCTACCCGCCGGCGGCATCTGGCCTCTCTGGCCCCTGCCCCCAGCGGCACCATGGCCTGAATCGAAGCAGGTTGGCGCGATGGCgtccggaggaggaagaaaagaacaAGTGCTCAAGGGGTACGCGAGCTATGAGCCTGGTATTGCTACGATTATGGCCCAACTAGTAATAGTTAGCAACAACCCGGTCAATTGTAAAAGCCCA harbors:
- the LOC140222095 gene encoding uncharacterized protein, encoding MAGGSGAGAANSAAAGLSYPVLTRKNYSAWSIKMQAVMGAQETWDVVEPADGQAVDARRDKVARASILQAIPEDLLFVVSEKTAAKEVWSALKTMYLGADRAQQSRVQTLKEELDALKMKSTDSVEEYAIKVGSLVSKIRELGEPMEDSYVVKRMLRALPKKILQIASSIEQFADMNAMSIEELIARLKTHEERLRIADDGDDEHVLLTRSQWRAKEEKNGGEASSSGAKKGGSRDYGKGRGRGRGRGRGRGYGESERSRDAEFDIKKVRWDCRKPKKGGKAFVAEKNNDDEPALLMSEVCELVQVVEEKHEHIMLNEERVKPILGDGEMKVGDLWYLDTGASIHMTGSRGIFTELDEEVNGAVKFGDGSVVNICGRGTVLFQCRNKEHKLLTNVYFIPRLKSNIVSLGQLEENGCKIVIEDGYLSIFYRDRMLLAKVARSSNRLYKLNLNLATPVCLLACIKDTAWLWHARKPKVQHLRTFGCVAHVKVVKPNLKKLEDRSIPMVFMGYENGSKAYRVYNPATNKLQVTRDVIFEEHSQWKWENEEDAAQETPC
- the LOC117850264 gene encoding polygalacturonase inhibitor, which produces MDGRVTLARPHAVLLVLLFLAAAEASSAAAPASKQQCHSGDRAALLAVKAAFRNASYFISWTADIPCCHWFGVRCDDAESSSSTPAGGRRVVSLAIMRDANIRGPVPGAAIARLTALQELLFLHVPGVSGTIPRALTRLSALTDLTISRTGVSGPVPAFLGDLRALRSLDLSFNALTGAIPATLAALPRLASVDLGRNRLTGAIPPLLLVNSGAEAFLTLSHNNLSGSVPAEFASVSFVQVDLSRNALAGDASVLFGRGKPLLVSVNLSRNAFSFDMSRLELPERLASLDVSHNGIHGGVPAAAGNLSQLMFFNVSYNQLCGQLPRGLAAFEVYSFRHNKCLCGAPLPACQA